One window of the Crassaminicella thermophila genome contains the following:
- a CDS encoding NfeD family protein has protein sequence MRRCYIKSIILFFIIIFSILSSIYVYAENEKNVYVIPIKGEINPAVTKFVKSAINDAENDPHSVAIIFEIDTLGGMINQATQIRDAIMKTPLCTISFVNNKAESAGVLITIASEHIVMNNGSTIGSAETIPYTEKNISYWKGELRTTSEQRGRESRLIESMADRRIEIKDPNNPDRYITKEGELLNLTTKEAKELGFIDFISNDYDDILNEFDIEYTNIINIKPDFKMMLAQGVTSSVFLPIILSIGFIGLIVEFLTPGFGIGGTIGLIAFTIFFGGSMLAGNANFGIILIFIVGITLLLIEAVAPGFGAPGIGGILCIIVSIIVSSDSIILGVTSLAIAFILTIIVAILLLKYGPKNRYFDKIVLGTELRKEKGFISTKENKFLLGLEGITVTPLRPAGIAVVNDIRIDVVTEGEYIEINTKIKVMKVEGRKIIVKKIS, from the coding sequence TTGAGAAGATGTTATATAAAATCTATTATTCTATTTTTTATTATAATTTTTAGCATATTGTCTAGTATATATGTTTATGCTGAAAATGAAAAAAATGTATATGTTATTCCTATAAAGGGAGAAATTAATCCAGCGGTTACTAAATTTGTAAAAAGTGCAATTAATGATGCAGAAAATGATCCTCATTCTGTAGCAATTATATTTGAAATTGATACATTAGGAGGAATGATTAACCAAGCTACCCAAATAAGAGATGCTATTATGAAAACACCTTTATGTACTATTTCTTTTGTAAATAATAAAGCAGAATCTGCAGGAGTCTTAATTACTATTGCATCAGAACATATTGTTATGAACAATGGAAGTACTATTGGTTCTGCTGAAACTATTCCATATACTGAGAAAAATATTTCTTACTGGAAAGGGGAACTAAGAACAACTTCTGAGCAAAGAGGAAGAGAATCAAGGTTGATTGAATCTATGGCAGACAGACGAATAGAAATAAAAGATCCTAACAATCCAGATAGATATATAACGAAAGAGGGTGAATTATTAAACTTAACAACAAAAGAAGCAAAAGAGCTAGGATTTATTGATTTTATATCAAATGATTATGATGATATACTAAATGAATTTGATATTGAATATACGAATATTATTAATATCAAACCAGATTTTAAAATGATGTTAGCACAAGGAGTTACTAGTTCTGTATTTCTTCCTATTATATTAAGTATAGGATTTATTGGATTAATAGTAGAATTTCTTACACCTGGTTTTGGTATTGGGGGTACAATCGGTTTAATTGCTTTTACTATTTTTTTTGGTGGAAGCATGTTAGCAGGTAATGCAAACTTTGGGATTATTTTGATTTTTATTGTGGGTATAACGCTGTTATTAATAGAAGCTGTCGCACCAGGATTTGGTGCACCAGGAATTGGTGGGATTTTGTGTATAATTGTTAGTATAATTGTATCTTCAGACTCTATTATTCTTGGGGTTACATCTTTAGCAATTGCTTTTATTCTAACAATTATTGTAGCTATACTACTACTAAAATATGGACCTAAAAATAGATATTTTGATAAAATTGTTCTTGGAACTGAATTAAGAAAAGAAAAAGGTTTTATATCTACTAAAGAAAACAAATTTTTACTAGGATTAGAAGGTATAACTGTTACGCCTTTACGCCCTGCTGGAATTGCAGTCGTTAATGATATAAGAATAGATGTTGTAACTGAAGGTGAATATATAGAAATTAATACAAAAATAAAGGTTATGAAAGTAGAAGGAAGAAAAATTATAGTGAAAAAAATTAGTTAG
- a CDS encoding GatB/YqeY domain-containing protein codes for MSLKERLMADLKEAMKEKNKIKKSVITMVRSAIKQYEIDNRVELHDEEILDIIAKQVKQKKDAIEEFAKGKRDDLVNEAKAEIDILMDYLPQQLTEEEVSEIVSQTIQEVGANSMKDMGKVMSAIMPKVKGRADGKIVNKIVKQYLQ; via the coding sequence ATGTCCCTCAAAGAGAGATTAATGGCTGATTTAAAAGAGGCTATGAAAGAGAAGAATAAAATTAAAAAATCTGTTATAACAATGGTAAGATCTGCCATCAAGCAATATGAAATTGATAATAGAGTTGAACTTCATGATGAAGAAATTTTAGATATCATAGCAAAACAAGTAAAGCAAAAAAAAGATGCTATTGAAGAATTTGCTAAGGGAAAAAGAGATGACTTGGTAAATGAAGCAAAGGCTGAAATAGATATTTTGATGGACTATTTGCCACAACAGTTAACAGAGGAAGAAGTCTCAGAAATTGTTAGTCAAACGATTCAAGAAGTTGGAGCAAATAGTATGAAAGATATGGGGAAAGTTATGTCAGCTATTATGCCAAAAGTGAAAGGTAGAGCTGATGGCAAAATTGTGAATAAAATTGTTAAGCAATATCTACAGTAA
- the floA gene encoding flotillin-like protein FloA (flotillin-like protein involved in membrane lipid rafts) produces MSSIIGFGILAIVVLMLLGLLLSFIPVGLWITAYFSGVKIGFFTLIGMRFRRVSPSRIVNPLIKATKAGLNLDIDKLEAHYLAGGNVNSVVDALVAAQRADIALEFERAAAIDLAGREVLSAVQVSVNPKVIETPKVSAVAKDGIEVMVKARVTVRANIERLVGGAGEETIIARVGEGIVTTVGSAATHKEVLENPDLISKTVLLKGLDAGTAFEILSIDIADVDIGRNIGAQLQTDQAEADKRIAQAKAEERRAMAVAREQEMVAAVQEMRAKVVEAEAEVPKAMAQALREGKLGVMDYYHMQNIMADTNMRKTISKINKEDDVN; encoded by the coding sequence ATGTCATCTATTATTGGTTTTGGAATTTTAGCTATTGTTGTACTTATGTTATTAGGATTACTTTTGAGTTTTATACCTGTAGGATTATGGATTACAGCATATTTTTCAGGTGTGAAAATTGGATTTTTTACTTTAATTGGTATGAGATTTAGACGAGTATCTCCATCAAGAATTGTAAATCCGCTTATTAAAGCTACAAAAGCAGGATTAAATTTAGATATTGATAAATTAGAAGCCCATTATCTTGCAGGAGGAAATGTAAATAGTGTAGTAGATGCACTTGTTGCAGCACAAAGGGCTGATATAGCTTTAGAATTTGAAAGAGCAGCAGCAATTGATTTAGCAGGTAGGGAAGTTTTGAGTGCAGTTCAGGTAAGTGTTAATCCTAAAGTAATAGAGACTCCAAAAGTTTCAGCAGTTGCAAAAGATGGAATAGAAGTAATGGTAAAAGCAAGAGTAACGGTAAGAGCAAATATTGAGAGACTTGTTGGAGGAGCTGGGGAAGAAACAATTATAGCTAGAGTTGGAGAAGGAATTGTTACTACTGTTGGTTCTGCAGCTACACATAAAGAAGTATTAGAAAATCCAGATTTGATTTCAAAAACAGTTTTATTAAAAGGATTAGATGCAGGTACAGCTTTTGAAATTTTATCTATTGATATTGCAGATGTGGATATAGGAAGAAATATTGGTGCACAACTTCAAACAGATCAGGCTGAAGCGGATAAGAGGATTGCTCAAGCAAAGGCAGAAGAAAGGCGTGCTATGGCTGTAGCAAGGGAACAAGAGATGGTTGCTGCTGTTCAAGAAATGCGTGCAAAAGTTGTTGAAGCTGAAGCTGAAGTACCTAAAGCTATGGCTCAAGCTTTAAGAGAGGGAAAACTCGGTGTAATGGATTACTATCATATGCAAAATATTATGGCAGATACAAATATGAGAAAGACTATATCAAAAATTAATAAAGAAGATGATGTGAATTAA
- the yqfC gene encoding sporulation protein YqfC: protein MKSRTKEIKESVAELLELPKDIMLDLPRITLLGNLQLYIENHKGIIEYSKLKIRVNTKSGVIRITGKDLSIKTIITEEIIICGNIENVEFIG from the coding sequence ATGAAAAGCAGAACTAAAGAGATTAAAGAAAGTGTGGCTGAATTATTAGAACTTCCCAAAGATATTATGTTAGATCTTCCTAGGATTACTTTATTAGGAAATTTACAACTATATATAGAAAATCATAAAGGGATTATTGAGTATTCTAAGCTTAAAATAAGAGTTAATACAAAAAGTGGTGTAATTAGAATAACAGGAAAAGATCTATCTATTAAAACAATTATAACAGAAGAAATTATTATATGTGGAAATATTGAGAATGTTGAGTTTATAGGATAA
- a CDS encoding histidine triad nucleotide-binding protein, whose product MADCIFCKIVSKEIPSKVVYEDDDIMAFHDIEPQAPTHVIVIPKKHIQSIDHIYEEHKELLGHILLSIKNIAKELGLEDGYRVVNNCGELGGQTVNHIHFHLLGGRQLQWPPG is encoded by the coding sequence ATGGCTGATTGTATTTTTTGCAAGATTGTCTCAAAGGAAATTCCATCGAAAGTTGTATATGAAGATGACGACATAATGGCTTTTCATGATATAGAGCCTCAAGCTCCTACACATGTTATTGTTATTCCAAAAAAGCACATACAATCTATTGATCATATTTATGAAGAACATAAGGAACTTTTAGGCCATATTCTTCTTTCTATAAAAAATATTGCTAAAGAATTGGGTTTAGAAGATGGTTATAGAGTTGTAAATAATTGTGGAGAATTAGGTGGACAGACTGTAAATCATATACATTTTCACCTTTTAGGAGGAAGACAACTTCAATGGCCTCCAGGTTAA
- a CDS encoding HD family phosphohydrolase, which translates to MTLFTHMVHKINNMVVIRFFRKKLVNKIMLTSIFFLLIFISMLTSLAPEKYELQVGQKSPADLRAPRDIENKIATNRLIEKAIKSVEPREKIDPTIQIDIKKKIEKFFKNAYQIRNLQDITNEEKLSLLIKKNELNLSEKELSLMLVASEKELKNIESYIYEIITQVMSTGIKLEELEKEKIAIENYFKGLKEFSDKIKLLGIKIVNTSIKPNRFLDVETTRQKIDEAKNAVEKVIVKKGSIIVNKGDIITEEQLKLLKDAGITKQQGNKDYSLYFGIAILVIIAEVLLIAYIYVFNRDILTSLSKLYLIFIIFLSVYLLSKTTYKISCYATPVAASAMLIGILIDSRLAIAVNLIMTVLLTLSSGNNIGFFITSLIGGTVGAFSVTHTHQRSNIFLSGLIVSICNMMIIIGLGLINHYELSKVLTDSFYGILNGIFCAILTIGSLPLWESAFHILTPLKLLELSNPNHPILKKLLLEAPGTYHHSIIVGNLSEAAADAIGANGLFARVSAFYHDIGKLKRPYLFKENQLTSENPHDKITASLSAMIITSHVDDGIEIAKKYKLPQEIIDIIEQHHGNTLVKYFYHKAINDEKNKEVDEKDFRYNGTRPQSREAAIVMLADSIEAAVRSMPEPNSEKIKKLIDKIIEDKLNDHQLDECDITLKDLEKIASSFITVLMGIFHERIEYPELNIKKEEVVE; encoded by the coding sequence ATGACTCTTTTTACACATATGGTGCATAAGATAAACAATATGGTAGTAATAAGATTTTTTCGTAAAAAACTGGTAAATAAAATTATGCTTACAAGTATTTTTTTTCTTTTGATTTTTATTAGTATGCTCACAAGTCTTGCACCAGAAAAATATGAATTACAAGTAGGACAAAAATCCCCTGCAGATCTAAGAGCTCCTAGAGATATAGAAAATAAAATTGCAACAAACAGGCTTATAGAAAAAGCTATTAAGTCTGTGGAACCTAGGGAGAAAATTGATCCAACAATTCAGATTGATATAAAGAAAAAAATTGAAAAATTCTTTAAAAATGCTTATCAGATTCGCAATTTACAAGATATTACAAATGAAGAAAAATTGTCTTTATTAATAAAAAAAAATGAGTTAAATTTAAGTGAAAAAGAATTATCATTAATGCTTGTAGCTTCAGAAAAGGAACTAAAAAATATTGAAAGTTATATATATGAAATTATTACACAAGTTATGTCTACAGGTATCAAATTAGAAGAATTAGAAAAAGAAAAAATAGCAATTGAAAATTACTTTAAAGGACTTAAAGAATTTTCAGACAAAATTAAATTATTAGGAATAAAAATAGTAAATACATCTATTAAACCTAATCGTTTTTTGGATGTTGAAACAACACGACAAAAAATTGATGAGGCGAAAAATGCTGTTGAAAAAGTTATAGTAAAAAAGGGAAGCATTATTGTAAATAAAGGGGATATTATAACCGAGGAGCAATTGAAGCTTTTAAAAGATGCTGGAATTACAAAGCAGCAGGGAAATAAAGATTATTCTCTATATTTTGGGATAGCTATTTTAGTAATCATTGCTGAAGTTTTGTTAATTGCATATATTTATGTATTTAATAGAGATATTCTTACATCTTTATCAAAACTTTATCTTATATTTATTATATTTTTATCTGTTTATTTATTATCTAAAACAACTTATAAAATTTCATGTTATGCTACACCTGTAGCAGCATCAGCTATGTTAATAGGAATTTTAATTGATTCGAGATTGGCTATAGCTGTTAATTTGATTATGACAGTGCTACTTACATTAAGTAGTGGTAATAATATTGGATTTTTTATTACAAGCCTTATAGGTGGAACAGTAGGTGCATTTAGTGTTACACATACCCATCAGAGATCAAATATTTTTTTATCTGGGTTAATTGTGAGTATTTGTAATATGATGATCATAATTGGGTTAGGCTTAATAAATCATTATGAACTATCTAAAGTGTTAACGGACAGTTTTTATGGAATATTAAATGGAATATTTTGTGCCATACTAACAATAGGATCTTTACCATTATGGGAATCTGCTTTTCATATTTTAACCCCATTAAAATTATTAGAATTATCAAATCCAAACCATCCAATACTTAAAAAACTTTTGTTAGAGGCACCAGGGACATATCATCATAGCATTATTGTAGGAAATTTAAGTGAAGCAGCAGCTGATGCTATAGGGGCTAATGGACTGTTTGCTAGAGTAAGTGCTTTTTATCATGATATAGGCAAGTTAAAAAGACCCTATTTATTTAAAGAAAATCAATTGACTAGTGAAAATCCTCATGATAAGATCACTGCAAGTTTGAGTGCTATGATTATAACAAGTCATGTGGATGATGGAATAGAAATTGCAAAAAAATATAAGTTGCCTCAAGAAATTATTGATATTATTGAGCAACATCATGGCAATACTTTAGTAAAATACTTTTATCATAAAGCAATAAATGATGAAAAAAATAAAGAAGTAGATGAAAAAGATTTTCGTTATAATGGGACAAGACCTCAATCAAGAGAAGCTGCTATTGTAATGCTTGCTGACTCTATAGAAGCAGCTGTAAGAAGTATGCCAGAACCAAATAGTGAAAAAATAAAAAAGTTAATAGATAAAATTATTGAAGATAAGCTTAATGATCATCAATTAGACGAATGTGATATAACTTTAAAAGATTTAGAAAAAATAGCATCATCTTTTATAACAGTTTTAATGGGAATATTCCATGAGAGAATAGAATATCCAGAACTTAATATAAAAAAGGAAGAGGTGGTTGAATAA
- the mtaB gene encoding tRNA (N(6)-L-threonylcarbamoyladenosine(37)-C(2))-methylthiotransferase MtaB, with amino-acid sequence MKKVAFYTLGCKVNQYETEAMGEIFEKAGYEIVNSESNADVYVINTCTVTNLGDRKSRQFIRRAKRENPNAIIAVVGCYSQTAPEEVSAIEGVNIVLGTNDRKKIVEYVEKAQEENDIINAVGNIMEIQEFEEMTIGEVKGKTRAFLKIQEGCNQYCTYCIIPYARGPIRSRKLEDIVREVRRLADNGFKEVVLTGIHVASYGKDLKNTSLLDVIYGVHEVEGIERIRLSSIEPTIMTEEFIIELLKMKKVCQHFHLSLQSGCDETLKRMNRKYTTSEYKKIVDRLRKYMPEVSITTDIMVGFPGETEEEFENTMKFVQEIGFSQIHVFKYSPRRGTPAAKFENQVPSKIKNIRSEKLINLAKESLISYNKKFVSTIRGVLFEIESNDMKGYYEGLTDNYIRVLCKAKKNLEGKLLKVELEKISGEVVIGKLVSEI; translated from the coding sequence ATGAAGAAAGTAGCATTTTATACCCTTGGTTGCAAAGTTAATCAATATGAAACAGAGGCTATGGGAGAAATTTTTGAAAAAGCTGGCTATGAAATTGTGAATAGTGAGTCAAATGCTGATGTATATGTAATCAATACTTGTACAGTTACAAACTTAGGAGATAGAAAATCAAGACAATTTATTCGTAGGGCAAAAAGAGAGAATCCAAATGCTATTATAGCAGTTGTAGGATGCTATTCACAAACGGCACCTGAAGAAGTATCTGCTATTGAGGGTGTAAATATAGTCTTAGGAACAAATGACAGAAAAAAAATTGTTGAATATGTAGAAAAAGCCCAAGAGGAAAATGACATTATTAATGCAGTTGGAAATATTATGGAAATTCAAGAATTTGAAGAAATGACCATAGGAGAAGTAAAAGGAAAAACGAGAGCTTTTCTTAAAATTCAAGAGGGGTGTAATCAATATTGTACGTATTGTATTATTCCATATGCTAGAGGGCCTATTCGAAGTAGAAAATTAGAAGACATTGTAAGGGAAGTAAGGCGTCTAGCGGATAATGGTTTCAAAGAAGTTGTACTTACTGGGATTCATGTAGCATCCTATGGCAAAGATTTAAAAAATACTTCTTTATTAGATGTAATTTATGGAGTACATGAGGTTGAGGGAATAGAACGAATTAGACTAAGTTCTATTGAACCAACCATCATGACAGAAGAATTTATTATAGAATTATTAAAAATGAAAAAAGTATGCCAACATTTTCATTTATCTTTACAAAGTGGATGCGATGAGACTCTTAAGAGAATGAATAGAAAATATACTACTAGTGAATACAAAAAGATTGTAGATAGATTAAGAAAATATATGCCTGAAGTATCAATTACCACAGATATTATGGTAGGATTTCCTGGAGAGACAGAGGAAGAATTTGAGAACACAATGAAATTTGTTCAAGAAATTGGCTTTAGCCAGATACATGTGTTTAAATATTCTCCAAGAAGGGGAACACCAGCAGCTAAGTTTGAGAACCAGGTACCTTCTAAGATTAAGAATATTCGAAGTGAAAAATTAATAAATTTAGCAAAAGAAAGTTTAATATCATATAATAAAAAATTTGTTTCAACAATAAGAGGCGTTCTTTTTGAAATTGAGAGTAATGATATGAAAGGTTATTATGAAGGATTAACAGACAACTATATACGTGTATTATGTAAAGCAAAAAAGAATTTAGAAGGAAAACTTTTAAAAGTAGAATTAGAAAAAATATCAGGAGAAGTAGTTATAGGAAAATTAGTAAGTGAAATATAA
- the rpsU gene encoding 30S ribosomal protein S21, which translates to MSTEIRIGESETLESALRRFKRSCAKAGVLSEIRKREHYEKPSVRRKKKAEAARRKKKF; encoded by the coding sequence ATGTCAACAGAGATAAGAATTGGGGAAAGCGAAACTCTTGAAAGTGCTCTTCGCAGATTCAAGCGCTCATGTGCTAAAGCTGGCGTTTTATCAGAAATAAGAAAAAGAGAGCATTACGAAAAGCCTAGTGTAAGACGTAAGAAAAAAGCTGAGGCTGCAAGAAGAAAGAAAAAATTCTAA
- the yqfD gene encoding sporulation protein YqfD, whose translation MLIVKLWNFFRGYVVIKIEGLALEKFINFAIAKGIYLWDIVRIDYTTLEAKIGLKGYKELRHIVKRAGCRVKISQKIGYPFFMHKISARKMFIIGFIISIFIIVFATSFIWDIEIIGNQDISKEEIKEHLNTLGLYRGVFKYKLDISDIENNMMIELKNLAWVGIQIQGTKAIIEVVEKVDPPKKIPKDIPCDIVAIKKGVIEKIIAKNGDALVQKGDIVKKGQILITGVIQREGLETRYVHALGDVFAKTYYEENDKISLVRIKKVKTGNKVERKIIKIGNNQIISSLGEIPYNNVIIEKRNKSFTGWRNIKIPVEIIIEEYYEAIEKKEIIDKSTAKKALQERMMVNLVKKMPKNVKILNKDIKFYQEGNIIRAKLTIEALEQIGKKQRISTIN comes from the coding sequence GTGCTTATTGTAAAGCTATGGAATTTTTTTAGAGGTTATGTTGTAATTAAAATTGAGGGGTTAGCATTAGAAAAGTTTATTAATTTTGCTATTGCAAAGGGAATATATCTTTGGGATATTGTTCGAATAGACTATACAACTCTTGAAGCAAAGATAGGGTTAAAAGGATATAAAGAACTTAGACATATTGTAAAAAGAGCAGGGTGCAGAGTAAAAATCAGTCAAAAAATAGGCTATCCTTTTTTTATGCATAAAATTAGTGCAAGAAAAATGTTTATTATTGGATTTATTATTTCTATATTTATTATTGTATTTGCTACTTCTTTTATATGGGATATTGAAATAATTGGAAATCAAGATATATCAAAAGAAGAAATAAAAGAACATCTTAATACATTAGGTCTATATCGTGGTGTTTTTAAGTATAAGTTAGATATTTCCGATATAGAAAATAATATGATGATAGAATTAAAAAACTTAGCTTGGGTTGGAATTCAAATACAAGGAACAAAAGCAATTATAGAAGTTGTAGAAAAAGTAGATCCGCCAAAAAAGATTCCAAAAGATATTCCATGTGATATTGTTGCTATAAAAAAAGGGGTAATCGAGAAAATAATTGCAAAGAATGGTGATGCACTTGTACAAAAAGGGGATATTGTAAAGAAAGGACAAATACTAATAACAGGAGTGATCCAAAGAGAAGGACTTGAAACAAGATATGTACATGCATTAGGAGATGTGTTTGCAAAGACCTATTATGAAGAGAATGATAAAATTAGCTTAGTAAGAATAAAAAAAGTAAAAACAGGAAATAAAGTTGAAAGAAAAATTATAAAAATTGGAAATAATCAAATTATATCAAGTTTAGGAGAAATACCATATAATAATGTTATAATTGAGAAGAGGAATAAAAGTTTTACTGGTTGGAGGAATATTAAAATTCCTGTCGAAATTATTATTGAAGAATACTATGAAGCCATTGAAAAAAAAGAAATAATTGATAAAAGCACTGCAAAAAAAGCATTACAAGAAAGAATGATGGTTAATCTAGTTAAGAAGATGCCTAAAAATGTAAAGATATTAAATAAAGATATAAAATTTTATCAAGAAGGAAATATTATAAGGGCAAAATTAACCATTGAAGCATTAGAACAAATAGGGAAAAAGCAAAGAATTTCAACTATAAATTAA
- a CDS encoding 16S rRNA (uracil(1498)-N(3))-methyltransferase produces MNRFFVDEKNISEEEAQIIINDIEDVKHIKKVLRLTEGDCIEVCDGNKNEYIGKISSLLKSEIRLNILEKKVAKTEPKVDITLFQGIPKSSKMDIIIQKCTELGIHKIVPIITERTIVQIKDKKAEAKKIERWQKVAEAAAKQCKRGIIPNIGNPIPFKEMLKLLSEYDLSIIPYEQEKNTGLKRLIKKNKDYKKIAIIIGPEGGFEKSEIIGAQEKGTLPITLGPRILRTETAGFVALSILMYEIGDLGGI; encoded by the coding sequence ATGAATAGATTTTTCGTAGATGAAAAAAATATTTCAGAGGAAGAAGCACAAATTATTATTAATGATATAGAAGATGTAAAACACATTAAGAAAGTATTACGACTTACTGAGGGAGATTGTATAGAGGTTTGTGATGGAAATAAAAATGAATATATTGGAAAAATATCTTCATTATTAAAGTCAGAAATTAGATTAAACATACTAGAGAAAAAGGTAGCTAAGACTGAACCAAAAGTTGATATTACTCTTTTTCAAGGGATACCAAAGTCAAGCAAAATGGATATTATTATACAAAAGTGCACAGAATTAGGAATTCATAAAATTGTTCCAATAATTACAGAACGTACAATTGTTCAGATAAAGGATAAAAAAGCAGAGGCAAAAAAAATTGAAAGATGGCAAAAAGTTGCAGAGGCTGCTGCAAAGCAATGTAAAAGAGGGATTATTCCTAATATAGGAAATCCTATTCCATTTAAAGAAATGCTAAAGTTGTTATCAGAGTATGATTTAAGTATCATACCATATGAGCAGGAAAAAAATACAGGTTTAAAAAGGCTTATAAAAAAGAATAAGGATTATAAAAAAATAGCTATTATTATTGGTCCTGAAGGTGGATTTGAAAAAAGTGAGATTATAGGAGCACAAGAAAAAGGGACTTTGCCTATTACTTTAGGGCCTAGAATATTAAGAACAGAGACTGCAGGTTTTGTAGCATTAAGTATATTGATGTATGAGATAGGTGATTTAGGAGGCATATAG
- a CDS encoding PhoH family protein, with the protein MNEIDYTKELFGNFDANIKIIENTFNVNIVSRKGEIVIIGSPKEAEITEKLIYRLIQILESGETLDSQKINYSIKLLQEGQEDKIQGLLEDVICISSKGKQIKPKTLGQKKYTESIKNNDVVFGIGPAGTGKTYLAMAMAVSSFKNKEVSRIILTRPAVEAGESLGFLPGDLQEKVDPYLRPLYDALYDILGGETFLKYKERGMIEVAPLAYMRGRTLNDSFIILDEAQNTTKEQMKMFLTRLGVGSKAIVTGDITQIDLPKGKESGLKQAIKILSDVEGIGFVFFNENDVVRHSLVQRIIKAYDMYEKNKEVVDKKNKHRKR; encoded by the coding sequence ATGAATGAAATTGATTATACGAAAGAGTTATTTGGTAATTTTGATGCGAATATTAAAATTATTGAAAATACATTTAATGTTAATATTGTATCTAGAAAGGGAGAAATTGTAATTATTGGAAGTCCAAAAGAAGCCGAGATTACAGAAAAACTTATATATAGACTTATTCAAATATTAGAGTCAGGTGAAACATTAGATAGTCAGAAAATAAATTATTCTATAAAACTTCTTCAAGAAGGACAGGAAGATAAAATTCAAGGGTTATTAGAAGATGTAATTTGTATAAGTTCTAAAGGAAAACAAATAAAACCTAAGACTTTAGGACAAAAAAAGTATACTGAAAGTATAAAAAATAATGATGTAGTATTTGGTATTGGGCCTGCAGGAACAGGTAAGACCTATTTAGCTATGGCTATGGCAGTAAGTTCTTTTAAAAATAAAGAAGTAAGTAGGATTATTCTTACAAGACCTGCTGTGGAAGCTGGTGAAAGCTTAGGTTTTTTGCCTGGAGATTTACAGGAAAAAGTAGATCCTTATTTAAGACCGCTTTATGATGCTTTGTATGATATTTTAGGAGGAGAAACATTCTTAAAATATAAGGAAAGAGGAATGATAGAAGTAGCTCCATTAGCATATATGAGAGGTAGAACATTAAATGATTCTTTTATTATTTTAGATGAAGCTCAGAATACAACAAAAGAACAAATGAAAATGTTCTTAACAAGACTAGGTGTGGGCTCAAAAGCTATTGTAACTGGAGATATAACACAAATAGATTTACCAAAGGGGAAAGAATCAGGTTTAAAGCAGGCAATAAAGATTCTATCTGATGTAGAAGGAATAGGTTTTGTATTTTTCAATGAAAATGATGTAGTAAGGCATTCATTGGTACAAAGGATTATAAAAGCCTATGATATGTATGAAAAAAATAAAGAGGTTGTGGATAAAAAGAATAAGCATAGGAAAAGATAG